TCAGGTAGGCTCTCCGCATGCCGGCGATGCGCCCCGGGGATCTCCCGGTCACCCCTAAAGGCCGCGAGACCAGGGACGGGCTGCTCGACGCCGGCGAAACGGTGGCGGCCCGCGCCGGGCTCGCCGGGCTCAGCGTCGCAGCGGTGACGGCCCAGGCCGGCGTGGCCAAGGGCACCTTCTACGTGCACTTCACCGATCGCGCCGCGTTCGTCGCGGCGATCGAACGCCGGTTCTACGACCGCGTGGCGGAGCGCGTGCTCGCCGCGGTCGCCTCACTGGACCCAGGCCGAGCCTTCCTCGTGGCCGCCGTCGAGGCGTACCTCGACGCGTGTCTGGCCAACCGGGCGGTCAAGGCGCTGATCCTGGATTCACGCGCGCACGCGGAGCGCGGCGCGCTGTTCACCGAGCTTCTCGACCGGTTCGAGGCGCTCGTGGCCCCCAGCATGAAGGTGACCGGCATGATGCCGGTGGGTGTCAACGTCCGCCTGCTCATCGCGCTCGCCTCCGAGGCGGTGCTCATCGAGCTCGAACACGGGAACCAGGTCGACGAGGTCCGCGACTCCGTCCGCGCGATGCTGAGAGGCGCCTGAACAACAGCCGAGACGGCGTGCCCAGGCGTGTGCGACGGCGTCGAGCACTGAGCCTTTCAGCCTGGATCACCGTCGGCTTCGACCTCGTGCCGACGAGGATGGCCTGCTGGACAAACACACCGTCCGCGCCGCCGGTAGTGCTGCACCTGCTGAGCACTGGCAGAAAACGGTTGAGCATCCACGGGCACGCAAGCTCCTCAACTCGGCATGAGCGCGCGTGCGGTAGGCGACCGGTCACCGGCCGGAAGGTTCGCTCGGCTGCAAGGTGGGAAGAGCCGCGAAATCGGGTGCGAGACTGGGCTCGCTTGGGCAAGGTGAGAGCGTGGACATTCTTCGTGATGTGGTGTGGCGGCACGCTGCGGGGATGGTGTATCCGGAAGACCTGCCGATGGCCGCGGCGGAGGCGTTGGTGCGGGGTGTTGACTCGCCGGCATTGCGAGAGCTGGTGATGCGCCCCGGGTCTGGTGCAGGTCTCGTTGTCTGTCACCGAGCCCGGGCAGGCTCGAAGCACTGATCGTAGCGTGACACTTGGTGGCTGGCTTCGGCCTGGGCTGGAGTGCGCTGGCCGAGTTCGCCGTGGACGCGGCGATGGTTGTACCAGTCGACGTATTCGGCGACGGCTATCTCGACATCACGAACTGATTGCCAACCG
This genomic window from Amycolatopsis mongoliensis contains:
- a CDS encoding TetR/AcrR family transcriptional regulator gives rise to the protein MPAMRPGDLPVTPKGRETRDGLLDAGETVAARAGLAGLSVAAVTAQAGVAKGTFYVHFTDRAAFVAAIERRFYDRVAERVLAAVASLDPGRAFLVAAVEAYLDACLANRAVKALILDSRAHAERGALFTELLDRFEALVAPSMKVTGMMPVGVNVRLLIALASEAVLIELEHGNQVDEVRDSVRAMLRGA